Proteins encoded within one genomic window of Triticum aestivum cultivar Chinese Spring chromosome 2D, IWGSC CS RefSeq v2.1, whole genome shotgun sequence:
- the LOC123048226 gene encoding bisdemethoxycurcumin synthase has translation MGSNTLTSMHEIRRLQRAEGPAAILAVGTANPPNCVSQEEYPDYYFRVTKSEHLTDLKQKLKSFCQMTSTEKRYFHHTEELLDAHPEFLRRDTPSLDARLDIAAAAAPELAASAAAKAIAEWGRPATDITHLVVSTNSGAHAPGVDLRLASLLGLRASVCRTMLNLNGCSAGAASLRLAKDLAENNRGARVLVACVELTVVAFRGPEEAYPHRLISQAIFGDGAGAVIVGADAVRSVERPLFEMVSASQTTIPATDGVLTMQLTEAGLDGDIFTRELTPLAAQHIEQCLTDAFQPLGIMSGGAEWNDLFFVVHPGLRGIMDHIDGALRLDPGKLVASRTVLREYGNMLGATLIFVLDEQRRRMEEDGETGEWGVMMGFGPGFTVETMVLHAVAIDLHNEN, from the exons ATGGGCAGCAACACCCTTACGTCGATGCACGAGATCCGGCGCTTGCAGCGTGCCGAGGGGCCTGCGGCCATCCTCGCCGTCGGCACCGCGAACCCGCCCAACTGCGTGTCCCAGGAGGAGTACCCGGACTACTACTTCCGCGTCACCAAGAGCGAGCACCTCACCGACCTCAAACAAAAGCTCAAGTCCTTCT GCCAGATGACCTCAACGGAGAAGCGCTACTTCCACCACACGGAGGAGCTGCTGGACGCCCACCCAGAATTCCTCCGCCGCGACACGCCGTCCCTGGACGCCCGGCTGGACATCGCCGCTGCCGCTGCTCCAGAGCTCGCGGCGTCAGCCGCAGCCAAGGCCATAGCCGAGTGGGGCCGTCCGGCCACCGACATCACCCACCTCGTCGTCAGCACCAACTCCGGCGCGCACGCCCCGGGCGTCGACCTTCGCCTGGCCTCTCTCCTCGGCCTCCGCGCATCCGTTTGCCGGACGATGCTCAACCTCAACGGCTGCTCGGCCGGTGCGGCCTCGCTGCGCCTGGCCAAGGACCTGGCCGAGAACAACCGCGGCGCACGCGTCCTGGTGGCCTGCGTCGAGCTCACCGTCGTCGCCTTCCGCGGGCCCGAGGAGGCGTACCCACACAGGCTCATCAGCCAGGCGATCTTTGGTGACGGCGCAGGCGCGGTCATCGTCGGCGCTGACGCCGTGCGCTCCGTCGAGCGCCCGCTCTTCGAGATGGTGTCGGCCTCGCAGACCACGATACCAGCAACCGACGGCGTGCTCACCATGCAGCTCACGGAAGCCGGCCTCGACGGCGACATCTTCACCAGGGAGCTCACGCCTCTAGCCGCGCAGCACATCGAGCAGTGTCTCACGGACGCGTTCCAGCCGCTTGGAATAATGAGCGGCGGTGCCGAATGGAACGATCTGTTCTTTGTGGTGCACCCTGGCCTCCGTGGAATAATGGACCACATCGACGGGGCTCTCCGGCTGGATCCCGGGAAGCTGGTGGCGAGCCGGACCGTGCTGAGAGAGTACGGCAACATGCTTGGCGCGACGCTGATCTTCGTGCTCGACGAGCAACGGCGGCGGATGGAGGAGGACGGCGAGACGGGTGAGTGGGGTGTGATGATGGGATTTGGACCAGGGTTTACGGTTGAGACCATGGTGCTGCATGCGGTGGCCATCGACCTGCACAACGAGAATTGA